The proteins below come from a single Candidatus Planktophila dulcis genomic window:
- a CDS encoding TetR/AcrR family transcriptional regulator, with translation MTTESATANNSRSDKSRLPRDERRAILLSAALEVFTAAGYHSAAMDEIADRANVSKPVLYQHFPSKLDLYLAVLDLHIDSLVFEIQKAISSTPDNERRVHVTIEAYFNFIENEGEAFRLLFESDMSVEPQVRERLNRMTYDCAAAVSGVISNDTGLPKEAAMMLGVGLIGYVQVTARHWLERDSKLTRQQAMDLVENLMWRGISGFPRTDS, from the coding sequence ATGACTACAGAATCAGCAACTGCAAACAATTCGCGTTCAGATAAGTCTCGCCTTCCTCGCGATGAAAGACGCGCAATTTTGCTCTCTGCTGCCCTCGAAGTTTTCACTGCGGCTGGGTATCACTCCGCAGCGATGGATGAGATTGCAGATCGAGCAAATGTCAGCAAGCCAGTTCTCTACCAACATTTCCCATCGAAGCTCGATCTCTACCTAGCCGTTCTCGATCTCCATATTGATTCACTGGTCTTTGAAATTCAGAAAGCAATTTCTTCAACGCCTGATAACGAGCGACGAGTGCATGTGACCATCGAGGCTTACTTCAACTTTATTGAGAACGAAGGAGAAGCATTCCGTCTGCTCTTTGAAAGCGACATGAGTGTTGAACCACAAGTGCGTGAACGTCTCAATCGAATGACATATGACTGTGCTGCGGCTGTGTCAGGTGTTATTTCAAATGACACTGGCCTTCCCAAGGAAGCTGCAATGATGCTTGGAGTTGGGTTAATTGGTTATGTCCAGGTCACAGCTCGCCACTGGCTTGAGCGTGATAGCAAACTCACGCGTCAGCAAGCTATGGATCTCGTTGAAAACCTCATGTGGCGAGGAATTTCTGGATTTCCCCGTACAGACTCTTAG
- a CDS encoding DUF3107 domain-containing protein encodes MSSKKSEKAAKVRISIINVGSELSFDCPSTPAEIKSAVTAALTAQTPLSLQDVQGHEIIVPADKIGYVEIGEPAERRVGFGVV; translated from the coding sequence ATGAGTTCAAAGAAATCTGAAAAAGCAGCAAAAGTTCGTATCTCCATTATCAATGTTGGAAGTGAACTCTCTTTTGACTGCCCTTCAACTCCCGCTGAGATCAAGAGCGCAGTTACTGCAGCTCTGACAGCGCAGACACCACTTTCTCTTCAAGATGTACAGGGCCACGAGATCATCGTCCCTGCGGACAAGATTGGTTATGTCGAAATCGGCGAGCCAGCTGAACGCCGCGTCGGTTTCGGCGTTGTGTAA
- a CDS encoding DEAD/DEAH box helicase, whose protein sequence is MSLTFADLPLRKETIDALHEHGFTSPFPIQEMVMPIALADGDVIGQAKTGTGKTLAFGIPVIERVIAPNDADWAQLPNQGKPQVLIVVPTRELCVQVTKDVEELSFNRGIRTLAVYGGRAFEPQIEALNNGVEIVVGTPGRLLDLYRQGQLTLKFVSRVVLDEADEMLDLGFLPDVEKIFTSTPARQQTMLFSATMPGDIIALARRFMNQPVHIRTQDNEDEGAVVSRIEQHVIRAHAMDKIEMLARILQADGRGPTIVFCRTKRTAQKTSDDLFERGFRAATIHGDLGQSAREKALNDFKAGKSDVLIATDVAARGIDIDGITHVINYQCPEDEKTYVHRIGRTARAGAAGIAVTFVDWDDLARWKMIDTALVLGLPEPVETYSSSEHLFEMLNIPAGSSGRMTKKSAAAVDKPKSDRPKSDRPRSEKAVEPKKPAADRIKRERTRTKRISE, encoded by the coding sequence GTGAGCCTGACTTTCGCAGATCTTCCTCTTCGCAAGGAAACAATTGATGCTCTCCACGAGCATGGCTTCACATCCCCCTTTCCTATTCAAGAGATGGTGATGCCTATTGCACTCGCTGATGGCGATGTCATTGGTCAGGCAAAGACAGGAACAGGTAAGACTCTCGCATTCGGAATTCCCGTTATTGAACGTGTTATCGCACCTAATGATGCAGATTGGGCCCAGCTTCCTAATCAAGGAAAACCTCAAGTACTCATCGTTGTTCCAACACGCGAACTCTGCGTTCAGGTCACCAAAGATGTTGAAGAGCTCTCATTTAACCGCGGCATCCGCACACTCGCTGTTTACGGTGGACGCGCATTTGAACCACAGATTGAGGCGCTTAACAACGGTGTTGAAATCGTTGTTGGAACACCAGGACGCCTTCTTGATCTCTATCGCCAAGGACAATTGACGCTCAAGTTTGTCTCTCGTGTTGTTCTTGATGAAGCAGATGAGATGCTCGACCTTGGCTTCTTACCCGATGTTGAAAAGATCTTTACAAGCACTCCAGCTCGCCAGCAAACAATGCTCTTCTCGGCAACAATGCCTGGCGACATCATTGCTCTCGCTCGCCGCTTCATGAATCAGCCAGTACATATTCGTACGCAAGATAATGAAGATGAAGGCGCAGTTGTCTCGCGCATTGAACAGCATGTTATTCGCGCACATGCCATGGATAAGATTGAAATGCTTGCTCGTATTCTTCAAGCAGATGGACGCGGACCAACAATCGTCTTCTGCCGCACCAAGCGCACAGCACAAAAGACTTCAGATGATCTCTTTGAGCGTGGATTCCGTGCAGCAACCATCCATGGCGATCTTGGACAATCTGCCCGTGAAAAGGCACTTAATGACTTTAAAGCCGGCAAATCAGATGTTCTGATCGCAACTGATGTTGCAGCTCGCGGAATTGATATCGATGGCATCACCCACGTCATCAACTACCAATGCCCTGAGGATGAGAAGACCTACGTTCACCGCATTGGTCGTACTGCTCGTGCGGGAGCAGCTGGAATAGCTGTGACCTTTGTCGATTGGGATGACCTTGCACGCTGGAAGATGATTGACACAGCACTAGTGCTGGGATTACCAGAACCAGTTGAAACGTATTCATCATCTGAGCATCTCTTTGAAATGCTCAATATTCCTGCAGGATCTTCAGGGCGTATGACAAAGAAGAGCGCTGCTGCGGTTGATAAACCAAAGAGTGATCGCCCTAAGAGTGATCGTCCAAGAAGTGAGAAGGCAGTTGAGCCAAAGAAGCCGGCAGCCGATCGCATCAAGCGCGAACGCACACGTACCAAGCGAATTTCTGAGTAA
- a CDS encoding MarC family protein translates to MNSLGAVTFATQAFVTLFVIMDPPGATPIFLGLVGDKSPRERVRLAWQAAGVSLFVIASFALFGRFILDYMNVSIEALQAAGGLLLLYVALQLLTGNKNTGTENASDNIGMVPLGTPLLAGPGAIVATMIYVQKADTNAQILGLVIAILAVHLIIGTVLMASTKIVGLIKDSGVTLLASIAGLLLAAIAVQMLANAIKAFAAS, encoded by the coding sequence ATGAATTCACTCGGAGCAGTTACCTTTGCCACCCAAGCCTTCGTGACCCTCTTTGTCATTATGGATCCACCGGGTGCCACACCAATTTTCTTGGGACTCGTTGGTGATAAGTCTCCTCGTGAGCGCGTGCGTCTTGCCTGGCAGGCTGCAGGTGTTTCACTCTTTGTTATTGCAAGCTTTGCTCTCTTTGGTCGCTTCATTCTTGATTACATGAATGTTTCGATTGAAGCACTACAAGCAGCAGGTGGATTACTCCTTCTCTATGTTGCTCTGCAGCTACTAACTGGCAACAAAAACACTGGCACAGAAAATGCCAGCGATAACATTGGGATGGTCCCACTGGGAACACCACTTCTTGCAGGTCCTGGTGCGATTGTTGCAACCATGATTTATGTGCAGAAGGCAGATACCAATGCTCAGATTCTTGGTTTGGTAATTGCCATTTTGGCCGTGCACCTGATTATCGGAACTGTACTGATGGCATCGACAAAAATCGTTGGTCTCATTAAGGATTCAGGTGTCACACTTCTTGCAAGTATTGCAGGTCTCTTACTTGCAGCTATTGCTGTTCAGATGTTGGCAAATGCAATTAAGGCATTTGCTGCGAGTTAA